Proteins from one Nicotiana tabacum cultivar K326 chromosome 23, ASM71507v2, whole genome shotgun sequence genomic window:
- the LOC107812593 gene encoding protein phosphatase 2C 51-like, whose protein sequence is MMVSDSKNNKPRNLFHRRVVKSYHKRQQLQRMTTSSEEDGCFVPKKQFRVKDVGAEVSKNEQIDSSSNCTESSSKSTITGAAASEISSQDDVFYSVQPIEKELKYGFISMMGRRRVIEDAITVASQVANNEFVFFAAYDGHGGNRVSRACRDRLHYIIEEEILERKASNNNNNSNIDWEKVMIKCFSKMDDEVIREENEVELNEESGYDDVERTTGSAAAAVVVGKEEVVVANCGNCRVVLCSRGVAIPLSNDHKPDRPDEKKRVEAAGGKILNRNGSRVQGILATSRSIGDHYLKPFVIAEPEVTVYKRNEWDEFLVIATDGLWDVVSNEVTCEVVRKCLDGQIRRRLPERVGAAEAAALLAELAIAKGSKDNISVIVVELDKSSDIKVK, encoded by the exons ATGATGGTATCAGATTCCAAAAATAATAAGCCAAGGAATCTGTTTCATAGAAGAGTTGTTAAATCTTACCATAAAAGACAGCAACTACAACGTATGACTACATCTTCTGAAGAAGACGGTTGTTTTGTTCCCAAAAAACAGTTTCGTGTTAAGGATGTGGGAGCGGAGGTATCAAAAAATGAACAAATTGATAGTTCATCAAACTGTACTGAGTCAAGTTCCAAGAGTACTATTACAGGAGCAGCAGCATCTGAAATATCGAGTCAAGACGACGTCTTTTATTcagtacaacctatagaaaaagAATTGAAATACGGTTTTATATCAATGATGGGGAGGAGAAGAGTAATAGAAGATGCTATAACTGTGGCGTCGCAGGTTGCTAATAATGAATTTGTTTTTTTTGCTGCATATGATGGACATGGAGGTAATAGGGTTTCACGTGCATGTCGTGATCGTTTGCATTATATTATTGAGGAGGAAATATTAGAGAGAAaagcaagtaataataataataatagtaatatagatTGGGAGAAGGTGATGATAAAATGTTTTTCCAAAATGGATGATGAAGTTATAAGAGAAGAGAATGAGGTAGAGTTGAATGAGGAGAGTGGGTATGATGACGTGGAAAGGACAACCGGGTCTGCGGCGGCGGCGGTGGTGGTAGGGAAAGAAGAGGTGGTGGTGGCTAATTGTGGTAATTGTAGGGTTGTACTTTGTAGCCGTGGTGTTGCTATACCTTTGTCAAATGACCATAAG CCTGATAGACCAGATGAGAAGAAAAGGGTAGAAGCTGCAGGCGGTAAGATTCTAAATAGGAATGGTAGTCGTGTCCAGGGAATCCTTGCAACTTCAAGATCCATAG GTGATCATTATCTGAAACCATTCGTAATAGCAGAGCCAGAAGTGACAGTGTACAAACGAAACGAATGGGATGAATTTCTAGTAATTGCGACAGATGGTTTATGGGATGTAGTGTCAAATGAGGTAACCTGCGAAGTGGTAAGAAAATGTCTCGACGGACAAATTCGTAGAAGGTTACCGGAGAGAGTCGGTGCGGCGGAAGCCGCCGCACTTTTGGCGGAGCTGGCCATTGCCAAAGGAAGCAAAGACAATATTAGTGTCATAGTAGTTGAGCTTGATAAATCGAGTGACATTAAAGTTAAGTGA